One stretch of Vulpes lagopus strain Blue_001 chromosome 12, ASM1834538v1, whole genome shotgun sequence DNA includes these proteins:
- the GRIN1 gene encoding glutamate receptor ionotropic, NMDA 1 isoform X4, with product MSTMRLLTLALLFSCSFARAACDPKIVNIGAVLSTRKHEQMFREAVNQANKRHGSWKIQLNATSVTHKPNAIQMALSVCEDLISSQSIHLSFLRTVPPYSHQSSVWFEMMRVYSWNHIILLVSDDHEGRAAQKRLETLLEERESKSKKRNYENLDQLSYDHKRGPKAEKVLQFDPGTKNVTALLMEARELEARVIILSASEDDAATVYRAAAMLNMTGSGYVWLVGEREISGNALRYAPDGIIGLQLINGKNESAHISDAVGVVAQAVHELLEKENITDPPRGCVGNTNIWKTGPLFKRVLMSSKYADGVTGRVEFNEDGDRKFANYSIMNLQNRKLVQVGIYNGTHVIPNDRKIIWPGGETEKPRGYQMSTRLKIVTIHQEPFVYVKPTLSDGTCKEEFTVNGDPVKKVICTGPNDTSPGSPRHTVPQCCYGFCIDLLIKLARTMNFTYEVHLVADGKFGTQERVNNSNKKEWNGMMGELLSGQADMIVAPLTINNERAQYIEFSKPFKYQGLTILVKKEIPRSTLDSFMQPFQSTLWLLVGLSVHVVAVMLYLLDRFSPFGRFKVNSEEEEEDALTLSSAMWFSWGVLLNSGIGEGAPRSFSARILGMVWAGFAMIIVASYTANLAAFLVLDRPEERITGINDPRLRNPSDKFIYATVKQSSVDIYFRRQVELSTMYRHMEKHNYESAAEAIQAVRDNKLHAFIWDSAVLEFEASQKCDLVTTGELFFRSGFGIGMRKDSPWKQNVSLSILKSHENGFMEDLDKTWVRYQECDSRSNAPATLTFENMAGVFMLVAGGIVAGIFLIFIEIAYKRHKDARRKQMQLAFAAVNVWRKNLQDRKSGRAEPDPKKKATFRAITSTLASSFKRRRSSKDTSTGGGRGALQNQKDTVLPRRAIEREEGQLQMCARHRES from the exons AGCATACACCTGAGCTTCCTGCGCACGGTGCCGCCCTACTCCCACCAGTCGAGCGTCTGGTTCGAGATGATGCGCGTGTACAGCTGGAACCACATCATCCTCCTGGTCAGCGACGACCACGAGGGCAGGGCCGCGCAGAAGCGCCTGGAGACGCTGCTGGAGGAGCGGGAATCCAAG AGTAAAAAAAGGAACTATGAAAACCTCGACCAACTGTCCTATGACCACAAGCGCGGACCCAAG GCTGAGAAGGTGCTGCAGTTTGACCCGGGAACCAAGAATGTGACGGCCCTGCTGATGGAGGCACGAGAGCTGGAGGCCCGGGTCATCATCCTCTCTGCCAG CGAGGACGATGCTGCCACCGTGTACCGTGCAGCTGCGATGCTGAATATGACGGGCTCTGGGTACGTTTGGCTGGTGGGGGAGCGAGAGATCTCCGGGAACGCTCTGCGCTACGCCCCGGATG GCATCATCGGACTACAGCTCATCAATGGCAAGAACGAATCAGCCCACATCAGCGACGCCGTGGGCGTGGTGGCCCAGGCCGTGCATGAACTCCTGGAGAAGGAGAACATCACCGACCCGCCCCGGGGCTGCGTGGGCAACACCAACATCTGGAAGACAGGGCCACTCTTCAAGAG AGTGCTGATGTCTTCCAAGTATGCAGACGGGGTGACAGGCCGCGTGGAGTTCAACGAGGATGGGGACCGGAAGTTTGCTAACTACAGCATCATGAACCTGCAGAACCGCAAGCTGGTGCAAGTGGGCATCTACAATGGCACCCAT GTGATCCCTAACGACAGGAAGATCATCTGGCCgggtggagagacagagaagcccCGAGGGTACCAGATGTCCACCAGGCTGAAG ATTGTGACCATCCACCAAGAGCCTTTTGTGTACGTCAAGCCCACGCTGAGCGATGGTACGTGCAAGGAGGAGTTCACCGTCAATGGGGACCCGGTCAAGAAAGTGATCTGCACCGGGCCCAACGACACGTCTCCGGGCAGCC CACGCCACACAGTGCCACAGTGCTGCTACGGCTTCTGCATCGACCTGCTCATCAAGCTGGCGCGGACCATGAACTTCACCTACGAGGTGCACCTGGTGGCTGACGGCAAGTTTGGCACTCAGGAACGG GTGAACAACAGCAATAAGAAGGAGTGGAATGGGATGATGGGCGAGCTGCTCAGCGGGCAGGCGGACATGATCGTGGCGCCGCTGACCATCAACAATGAGCGGGCACAGTACATCGAGTTCTCCAAGCCTTTCAAGTACCAGGGCCTGACCATTCTGGTCAAGAAG GAGATCCCCCGTAGCACACTGGACTCGTTCATGCAGCCTTTCCAGAGCACGCTGTGGCTGCTGGTGGGGCTGTCAGTGCACGTGGTGGCTGTGATGCTGTACCTGCTGGACCGTTTCAG CCCCTTTGGCCGATTCAAGGTGAACagtgaagaagaggaggaagatgcgCTGACCCTGTCTTCAGCCATGTGGTTCTCCTGGGGCGTCTTGCTCAACTCAGGCATTGGGGAAG GCGCCCCCCGAAGCTTCTCAGCGCGCATCCTGGGCATGGTGTGGGCCGGGTTTGCCATGATCATTGTGGCCTCCTACACTGCCAACCTGGCGGCCTTCCTGGTGCTGGACCGGCCTGAGGAGCGCATCACAGGCATCAACGACCCACGG CTGAGGAATCCCTCCGACAAGTTCATCTATGCAACTGTGAAGCAGAGCTCAGTGGACATCTACTTCCGGCGGCAGGTGGAGCTGAGCACCATGTACCGACACATGGAGAAGCATAACTATGAGAGTGCAGCCGAAGCTATCCAAGCCGTGCGGGACAA CAAGCTTCATGCCTTCATTTGGGACTCGGCGGTGCTGGAGTTTGAGGCCTCACAGAAGTGTGATCTAGTGACCACCGGCGAGCTGTTCTTCCGCTCAGGCTTTGGCATTGGCATGCGCAAGGACAGCCCCTGGAAACAGAACGTCTCCCTGTCCATCCTCAA GTCTCACGAGAATGGCTTCATGGAAGACCTGGACAAGACATGGGTGCGGTACCAGGAGTGCGACTCTCGCAGCAACGCCCCTGCCACCCTCACCTTTGAGAACATGGCAG GGGTCTTCATGCTGGTGGCCGGGGGTATTGTGGCTGGGATCTTCCTCATCTTCATCGAGATCGCCTACAAGCGGCACAAGGACGCTCGCCGGAAGCAGATGCAGCTAGCCTTTGCAGCAGTGAACGTGTGGAGAAAGAATCTGCAG GATAGAAAGAGTGGTAGAGCAGAGCCCGACCCTAAAAAGAAAGCCACATTTAGGGCTATCACCTCCACCTTGGCTTCCAGCTTCAAGAGACGTAGGTCCTCCAAAGACACG AGCACCGGGGGTGGACGCGGCGCTTTGCAAAACCAAAAAGACACAGTGCTGCCGCGACGCGCTAttgagagggaggagggccagCTGCAGATGTGTGCCCGTCATAGGGAGAGCTGA